The proteins below are encoded in one region of Methanosarcina barkeri 3:
- a CDS encoding PKD domain-containing protein gives MWVNKLIVFLSVVVFLITSVQNSAFAREIVVDANSSSADFRSIQEAVNNSSSGDTVIVMPGTYNENIIVNVTSLTIRSKSKNPEILVKSPEENKSIFLITANNVTLSGFNITGAKGNYTYYPSGICLKNAKNCEITGNTLFENYLGVCLVNADYNKVSKNFLFNSSISLNEDSNMNNLRDNALEEGSISLSYSSYNTISENSLFNGSISMGESSRNNLTNNIIEKGSIHLAVWCSLNLIYKNKISNGWGISIACCGGGDEISDNIILNSSHGVSTYDHGIDIRNNTIMDCFNGIDISQSPSRIHNNTILNCSTGIAVMDSSTDISNNIIVSSTECGLSIPDREFDERVYNNYFNNTINVRLGNHSEYTWNNSRISGTNIVGGPYLGGNYWANPNGTGFSEACTDSDGDWICDSPYNVNGSNGSDFDFLPLASISRTQSPPVANFSTNITQGLAPLSVQFTDFSQYVLLWNWDFDNDGISDAAEKDPVYEYKAPGNYIVNLTVSNVNGKASKTQEITAQEAKSLPVANFSVNSTKGQAPLTVTFTDLSQNVAKRMWDFNNDGVTDSTNKTAVYIYTFPGTYIVNLNVINSNGTSSKLFPITASPVQRVDGQLILTEHQVTTNGLNPGGIAIYKDRIVWSDDRNGNPDIYMYDFSTSRETQITTSESYDFSPDICDDRIVWTDLRNGNGEIYMYNLSTKKETRITTNGSASNPKIYEDKIIWVDYRNGDVKNFSNPDIYMYDLSTHNETQITSSISDDLTPDIYGDKIVWCAKRHESENSDIYMYDLATLKETKITTNESRYMHPVIYGDRIIWEDYLNGKISICMYNLSTSIETQTATNQTDHAWPAIYEDRVVWADYRNDHTAIYMYDLSTQKETKITTNGLSSAESAIYGDKIAWTGNINGNFEIYICIISEEGQSPKLPVADFSAFPTSGMAPLKVLFTDNSTGGPTSWIWDFGDGINSKHALNATHTFTEPGKYNISLIVTNGNGSSTKLISEYITVFKKE, from the coding sequence GTGTGGGTAAATAAATTAATCGTTTTTTTATCAGTTGTTGTTTTTCTTATAACTTCGGTTCAAAATTCTGCATTCGCCAGGGAAATTGTGGTAGATGCTAATAGTTCAAGTGCAGATTTCCGATCGATTCAGGAAGCAGTAAACAATTCGTCCTCAGGAGATACAGTTATCGTCATGCCTGGGACATATAACGAAAATATAATTGTTAACGTTACCTCGCTGACTATCAGGTCGAAATCGAAAAACCCTGAGATACTGGTAAAATCTCCAGAAGAAAACAAAAGCATTTTCCTTATAACAGCTAATAATGTAACTCTGAGCGGCTTCAATATAACAGGAGCTAAGGGAAATTATACTTACTATCCATCTGGGATTTGCCTTAAGAATGCTAAAAACTGCGAAATTACAGGTAATACTCTATTTGAAAACTATCTGGGAGTGTGCCTTGTTAACGCCGACTATAATAAAGTTTCGAAGAACTTCCTTTTCAACAGTTCTATTTCTCTGAATGAAGACAGTAATATGAATAATCTGAGAGACAATGCGCTTGAAGAAGGGTCCATTTCTCTGTCATACTCCAGTTATAACACAATCTCAGAAAACTCTCTCTTCAATGGTTCTATTTCTATGGGTGAAAGCAGCAGGAACAACCTGACAAACAATATCATTGAAAAAGGCTCTATTCATCTGGCAGTATGGTGCTCGCTTAACCTGATATATAAAAATAAGATCTCAAACGGCTGGGGTATAAGTATTGCCTGTTGCGGGGGAGGAGATGAAATATCTGATAACATAATTTTGAATAGCTCTCACGGGGTCAGTACATATGATCATGGGATAGATATTAGAAATAATACGATCATGGATTGCTTTAACGGGATAGATATTTCTCAGTCGCCTTCCAGAATTCATAATAATACAATCCTGAACTGCAGCACTGGAATTGCTGTGATGGACTCTAGTACTGATATATCAAATAACATAATAGTCTCCAGTACAGAATGCGGGCTCTCTATTCCAGACCGGGAGTTTGATGAACGAGTCTATAATAACTATTTTAACAACACTATAAACGTAAGGCTGGGAAATCATAGTGAATATACCTGGAATAATTCACGTATCTCAGGCACTAATATTGTAGGCGGGCCATATTTGGGCGGTAACTATTGGGCAAACCCGAATGGAACCGGTTTTTCGGAAGCCTGTACGGATTCAGATGGAGATTGGATTTGCGATTCGCCTTACAATGTTAATGGAAGTAATGGAAGTGATTTTGATTTTCTTCCTCTCGCATCAATATCCAGGACACAAAGTCCACCTGTTGCAAACTTCAGTACCAATATCACACAGGGGCTTGCCCCTCTTTCAGTCCAGTTTACAGATTTTTCACAATATGTACTTTTATGGAACTGGGATTTTGACAATGACGGGATCTCAGACGCTGCGGAAAAAGACCCGGTTTACGAGTATAAAGCTCCAGGAAATTATATTGTTAATCTGACAGTAAGCAACGTAAACGGTAAAGCATCAAAAACTCAGGAGATTACCGCACAGGAGGCTAAGAGTCTTCCAGTAGCCAATTTCAGTGTCAATTCTACGAAAGGCCAGGCTCCTCTTACTGTCACTTTTACAGATCTTTCGCAAAACGTAGCAAAAAGAATGTGGGACTTTAACAATGATGGAGTTACCGATTCTACAAACAAAACTGCGGTTTATATCTATACTTTTCCGGGAACTTATATTGTTAACCTGAACGTAATCAATTCAAATGGAACTTCCTCAAAGTTATTTCCAATAACAGCATCTCCTGTACAGCGTGTAGATGGGCAACTTATCCTCACTGAACATCAGGTAACTACCAATGGACTAAACCCGGGCGGGATTGCTATTTATAAGGACAGAATTGTGTGGTCGGACGATCGCAATGGAAATCCTGATATATATATGTATGATTTCTCCACTTCCAGGGAAACTCAAATAACCACCAGCGAATCATATGACTTTTCTCCCGACATCTGTGATGATAGAATTGTATGGACTGATCTTCGTAATGGAAATGGAGAAATTTACATGTACAATCTTTCTACTAAAAAGGAAACTCGGATCACTACTAATGGGTCCGCCTCGAATCCTAAAATTTACGAAGACAAGATAATCTGGGTAGATTACCGCAATGGTGATGTTAAAAACTTCTCGAACCCCGATATCTATATGTACGATCTCTCTACTCATAATGAAACTCAAATTACCAGTAGTATATCAGATGATTTAACTCCTGATATATATGGAGACAAGATAGTGTGGTGTGCTAAGCGTCATGAGTCTGAAAACTCAGATATCTACATGTACGATCTTGCCACTTTAAAGGAAACAAAGATAACCACCAATGAATCACGATATATGCATCCTGTAATCTATGGTGATAGGATCATCTGGGAAGATTACCTTAATGGAAAAATCAGTATATGCATGTATAACCTCTCCACTTCTATAGAAACCCAGACTGCTACCAATCAAACAGACCATGCTTGGCCTGCTATTTATGAGGATAGAGTCGTGTGGGCAGATTATCGTAATGATCATACAGCCATCTATATGTATGATCTTTCCACTCAGAAGGAGACCAAGATAACCACTAATGGATTATCATCTGCAGAGTCTGCTATTTATGGAGACAAGATTGCGTGGACAGGCAACATCAATGGAAATTTCGAGATCTACATATGCATTATTTCAGAGGAAGGACAGAGCCCAAAACTACCTGTTGCAGATTTTTCCGCATTTCCTACTTCTGGAATGGCTCCGCTAAAAGTATTGTTTACCGACAATAGCACAGGTGGACCGACTTCCTGGATCTGGGACTTTGGAGACGGTATTAATTCAAAACATGCTTTAAACGCAACTCATACATTTACTGAACCAGGAAAGTATAATATAAGCCTTATAGTAACGAATGGAAATGGCAGTAGCACTAAACTCATATCTGAGTACATTACAGTCTTCAAAAAAGAATGA
- a CDS encoding DEAD/DEAH box helicase yields MDITHFLNQIKASSRYENQIVHNEKIPAREALYSPLPLKQQVKAALSGIGIEDLYVHQAEAIEKIREGKDIVLCTTTASGKSLTYMVPVFETILNEPEATALYISPLNALVNDQLKSFLELEKALKSGAGIARYTGALSEVEKRKVREGQTNVVLTNPEMIHMSFLAWHHLWKRFFSNLRFIVVDESHYYRGVIGSNMANLLRRLLRVAKYYGASPQFICCSATIGNPDDHTETLIGRKASVVENNGSLQGSQQFVFWNPPLYLNNKGCTLRRSSFSEASSLFSKAVQAGFQTLAFTRSRQGVERMYKSCKEILRSRNFSPAICSYRSGYFDREREEIEKKMNSGELRGVISTNALELGIDIGGLDACILDGYPGTVMNTRQQAGRAGRSGKESLVILVAGTNALDQYYMRNPVDFFARSNENAVLNPKNPYILAGHLLCAAKEIPLRASDENFFGKGYPRVVELLEAEGLLAGDDLKYSTDPFPYKHVSLRGIDNNTYSLLVFEEEKRFPIEKDIEETLAFRECHPGAVYIHRGESYYINRIDHEKKEIHALKTHDTYYTKPMIDSSVLVQETYAVKLLLHASEVEVGLGEVEVTDRVIGYRKIQTQSNDVMSAHSLDMPQVSLQTMALWLKLPDRLQELVTEHKLDFAGGIHAIEHAMISMYPLHLLVDRNDVGGISTPSHPDLGGKSGIFIYDGHRGGVGYAEKGYDLIEEVLDGTLKAIESCPCESGCPSCIQSPKCGNNNEPLDKHAAIMLLHELLGKAPYIPPERKEKHLSEVRASRPAPEKKSTEDALSRVRRQLRRETIKQEAPAAQEKKEKTFIATDENGGMIGVISAPTPEKAAAKTFHQKFRRKKELTREKPLEIYIRDLGAGNDYSFQLWIEVSEKEGSETDNEKNEKKIVKKLIIRKVN; encoded by the coding sequence ATGGACATTACTCACTTTTTAAATCAGATAAAAGCTTCCAGTCGCTATGAAAACCAGATCGTTCATAATGAAAAAATCCCTGCAAGGGAAGCTCTGTATTCTCCTCTTCCCCTTAAACAGCAGGTAAAAGCAGCTCTTTCAGGCATAGGAATCGAAGATCTGTATGTGCACCAGGCAGAAGCTATAGAAAAAATTCGGGAAGGAAAGGATATTGTACTCTGCACGACTACAGCAAGCGGAAAGTCCCTTACTTACATGGTTCCTGTTTTTGAAACTATTCTCAATGAACCCGAAGCAACTGCCCTTTATATATCTCCTTTAAACGCACTTGTAAATGACCAGTTAAAGTCTTTTCTGGAATTAGAAAAGGCACTGAAATCAGGTGCGGGTATAGCCCGTTATACAGGCGCCCTTTCAGAGGTCGAGAAAAGGAAGGTAAGAGAAGGGCAAACTAATGTGGTTTTAACAAACCCTGAAATGATTCACATGAGTTTTCTTGCCTGGCATCATCTCTGGAAGCGCTTTTTCTCAAACCTCAGGTTCATAGTCGTTGATGAAAGCCATTACTACAGGGGAGTTATAGGCAGTAACATGGCAAACCTGCTCAGGCGACTTTTGCGCGTAGCTAAGTATTATGGAGCTTCTCCACAGTTCATCTGCTGTTCCGCAACAATCGGAAATCCGGACGATCATACTGAAACTCTTATCGGGAGAAAAGCTTCGGTTGTTGAGAACAACGGTTCTTTACAGGGCAGCCAGCAATTCGTTTTCTGGAATCCACCACTTTATCTGAATAATAAGGGTTGTACACTAAGGAGAAGCAGTTTTTCCGAAGCTTCCTCGCTTTTTTCTAAGGCTGTGCAGGCAGGCTTTCAGACACTGGCCTTTACCCGATCCAGGCAGGGAGTTGAGAGGATGTATAAGAGTTGCAAGGAGATATTAAGAAGCAGAAATTTCTCTCCTGCAATCTGCTCGTACAGGAGCGGCTATTTTGACAGGGAAAGAGAAGAAATCGAAAAGAAAATGAATTCAGGGGAACTTAGAGGGGTTATTTCTACAAATGCGCTCGAACTGGGGATAGATATAGGAGGGCTCGATGCCTGTATTCTGGATGGTTACCCAGGAACGGTAATGAATACCAGACAGCAGGCAGGCAGGGCAGGCAGGAGTGGAAAAGAAAGTCTTGTTATCCTTGTTGCAGGCACAAATGCTCTTGACCAGTACTACATGAGAAACCCTGTCGATTTTTTTGCAAGAAGCAATGAAAATGCAGTGCTCAACCCCAAAAATCCATATATCCTTGCAGGGCACCTGCTCTGTGCCGCAAAAGAGATTCCTCTACGGGCGTCCGATGAGAATTTTTTCGGTAAAGGGTATCCAAGAGTTGTGGAACTTCTGGAAGCCGAAGGCCTGCTTGCAGGTGACGATCTGAAGTATTCTACGGACCCGTTTCCGTACAAACACGTTTCACTTCGGGGAATAGATAATAATACTTACTCTCTCCTTGTTTTTGAGGAAGAAAAGCGCTTCCCTATAGAAAAAGACATTGAGGAAACCCTCGCATTCAGGGAGTGCCATCCAGGGGCGGTTTATATACACAGGGGAGAATCATATTACATAAACAGAATCGACCATGAAAAGAAAGAAATCCATGCCTTAAAAACGCATGATACCTATTATACGAAACCCATGATCGACTCGTCCGTGCTTGTGCAGGAAACCTATGCGGTAAAGCTGCTTTTGCATGCATCGGAAGTCGAAGTCGGGCTTGGAGAAGTCGAAGTAACTGACAGAGTTATAGGGTACAGGAAAATCCAGACCCAGAGCAATGATGTAATGAGCGCTCACTCCCTTGATATGCCTCAGGTAAGCCTTCAGACAATGGCTCTATGGCTTAAGCTTCCTGACAGGCTGCAAGAACTGGTAACAGAACACAAGCTGGATTTTGCAGGTGGGATCCATGCAATCGAGCACGCAATGATTTCAATGTATCCTCTTCACCTGCTTGTGGACAGGAACGATGTAGGTGGAATTTCCACACCGTCTCATCCTGACCTCGGAGGCAAAAGCGGGATATTCATTTATGACGGGCATAGGGGAGGAGTTGGATATGCCGAAAAAGGTTACGACCTTATAGAAGAGGTGCTTGATGGCACTTTAAAAGCAATAGAAAGCTGCCCATGCGAAAGCGGCTGTCCAAGCTGTATTCAGTCACCAAAGTGCGGTAACAATAACGAACCCCTGGATAAACATGCTGCAATTATGCTTCTTCACGAACTCCTTGGAAAAGCTCCTTATATTCCGCCTGAGAGAAAAGAAAAGCACCTCTCCGAAGTCCGAGCTTCCAGACCAGCTCCCGAAAAAAAGAGCACAGAAGATGCTCTGAGCAGAGTCAGGCGCCAGCTCAGGCGGGAAACCATAAAACAGGAAGCTCCAGCAGCGCAGGAGAAAAAAGAAAAAACCTTTATTGCCACGGACGAAAACGGAGGAATGATCGGAGTAATCTCTGCTCCTACCCCCGAAAAGGCTGCAGCAAAAACTTTTCACCAGAAATTCCGAAGAAAAAAAGAACTTACAAGGGAGAAACCCCTTGAAATCTACATTAGAGACCTTGGAGCAGGTAATGATTATAGCTTCCAGCTCTGGATTGAAGTTTCAGAAAAAGAAGGAAGCGAAACTGATAACGAAAAAAATGAAAAAAAGATTGTTAAGAAACTGATTATCAGAAAAGTGAACTGA